Genomic segment of Arachis hypogaea cultivar Tifrunner chromosome 16, arahy.Tifrunner.gnm2.J5K5, whole genome shotgun sequence:
acACAGGTACAAGCCAGATGTAATCAAAGGCGACATGGATTCTATCAGGAAAGATGTCCTTCATTTCTATACAAACCTTGTATGCCATCTCTCATTATGCTTCATAGTTCATACCACATTACAATTTGTTTTATTTCATATTGTTCTATTTGCATCGTTTCAAAGCTCTTATGCTACTTTGCTTCCTGCAGGGGACAAAGATACTTGATGCTTCTCATGATCAGGATACTACCGATTTGCACAAATGTGTAGCATACTTACGTGACCTAACAACACCAAATACTGATGAATCAGCTGTAAGTTCTGTCCACTCGGTTAATTTCTTAATAGTTATAAAGAATTAAGTCTGCTATAGTATCAGAATTTGGTTGTAAAGAAATGATATCATGGGAAATTGTTTGATGGTTTTAATGGCAGTTGTGTATTCTTGTTGCTGGAGCTCTTGGTGGGAGATTTGACCATGAGATGGGAAATATCAATGTTCTCTGCCGATTCTCCAGCACACGAATTATCCTTCTATCTGATGATTGCCTTATTCAGCTTCTTCCAAAGAATCACCGCCATGAGATAGTTATTCAATCTTCCGTCGAGGGTCCGCATTGTGGACTTATTCCCATTGGGATGCCATCTGCAAGTTCTACCACCACCGGACTCCAGTGGGACCTCAGTAAGTAAATCATTGTTTAACAATAATGCTAATGGTTAATAATcttaatataataatcataaaccCTTAAACCTGTAAATGAGTGAGGAACTGCTTCATGTGGCTCTTTCATTGGGTGGAATGGTAGTCATTGCCAGTGATATTCCTCTGTCAAATTTGATTCCTATGTGATTTTTTAATCATAATCAGTGTACAAGATGGTCTCACTGTCCTGCATTCCTAAtctataaaaagtaaataaagcacTTATTGAAGAATTCATTTTCTTTTAATCACCCTGTTTCTGATATTGTTTTCCAGTGTAGTCTTACTAGTAAAATCTTATTTTGGCTATTTTCAGATGACACGGAGATGAAATTTGGAGGTTTAATAAGCACCTCAAATATTGTAAAAGGGGATATTGTAACAGTAGAGTCTGATTCAGATCTTCTTTGGACTATTTCTATCAAGAAACTGTAGCTTTTAGATGTTACAATGCATATTACTTTTGTATTTCTGATCTTCCACATCTATACGGACAGGTCATATTCTATTTAAAGGCCAGAGGTTCTGCTGGCTTTTTCTTATGTTTCATTCTTTACATTTTAATGTCAAATATGGGTGGGATGGAAGTCATTCGTTTTGGTTTGATGTGGAAAATTctatttacaaataaaataatgCCTTGAAGATCCAGGTTTCAAAGAAATCCCCTACATTCCTTGGCTTAGTTGTATATTTCATTGTTATCTATGAATGAAATTTTAGCAGAACAATATTAGAATCCAGAAACCGATGAGATTGTTGGCCTTAAATACACCGTAACCAAATTGGTAGGGAATCTGGATGTAATATTGtttgaaaatattaggaattcTGACTacctttttaattatcttttcaaattttaaataatttcttttatttttttatctttttaatattttcaaaaaataatatataaaaacaagAATATATA
This window contains:
- the LOC112756391 gene encoding thiamine pyrophosphokinase 1 isoform X1 encodes the protein MEVMRHCSRFLLPPNSNDTRCMRYALVVLNQRLPRFAALLWDHAQVRVCADGGANRVFDEMPLLFPLQHPSQVRSRYKPDVIKGDMDSIRKDVLHFYTNLGTKILDASHDQDTTDLHKCVAYLRDLTTPNTDESALCILVAGALGGRFDHEMGNINVLCRFSSTRIILLSDDCLIQLLPKNHRHEIVIQSSVEGPHCGLIPIGMPSASSTTTGLQWDLNDTEMKFGGLISTSNIVKGDIVTVESDSDLLWTISIKKL
- the LOC112756391 gene encoding thiamine pyrophosphokinase 1 isoform X2, with product MPLLFPLQHPSQVRSRYKPDVIKGDMDSIRKDVLHFYTNLGTKILDASHDQDTTDLHKCVAYLRDLTTPNTDESALCILVAGALGGRFDHEMGNINVLCRFSSTRIILLSDDCLIQLLPKNHRHEIVIQSSVEGPHCGLIPIGMPSASSTTTGLQWDLNDTEMKFGGLISTSNIVKGDIVTVESDSDLLWTISIKKL